In Massilia antarctica, the following are encoded in one genomic region:
- a CDS encoding serine/threonine-protein kinase, which yields MDEQELGHYRLKRLLGEGGFGQVYEAWDSKLQRTIAIKRLKPQLLSSRPDNLLDEARLAASLRHPCFVRIFSIEGDSAQQSIVMEFVDGCTLREAGKSGPMSEESVLDIVAQVADAMREAHAARLIHGDIKPANLMLEASGKVRIMDFGLARKIDPQATESVVFDQTEGTIAYLAPELMMGSTLSAQSDVYSLGVVMYELLTGTRPFSHLSGLALAAAHIQSSSGLWPFPAETSAGVVALVRAMTARQVEDRLPSMQAVQEAALGLRHPSPAAEAPATPAGADAALWFGRNKVRIAMVVAGLALAAGLGGVLRGGGLGDWYQRNDPFFSEATAMQTGLTALKTFERPESLDLAVRSFSAILAHDPNHAGAAAGLSFAYCFKQTSERRDDAWLKRADASAQLAIKLNPQLALGYAAQAIVRSGQRRLPEALTLAEHALRLDPLNWFGLIAKSNVLTRARRFAESEHTLREAIKLYPADHVLQDLLGTMFYEQGQFQNAEQAFRRSIKLQPDTVNSYANLSLALQRQNRMDESLQVLQQGLQVRPTGDLYTNLGNALFNRADYVGAAEAFERAVAPPFASHSDYLRWANLGDTLRWIPGREDESRKAYRQALGILKPLVAEAPGDPTLQSRMGLYEARLGERAPALEHTRRAVEMRADDANLRFRAVMAYELLGERDRALAELAAARQRGYPVHLINAEPDLIGLRRDPRYFDSTTESDK from the coding sequence GTGGATGAGCAAGAACTGGGTCATTATCGGCTGAAGCGTCTGTTGGGTGAGGGTGGCTTCGGGCAGGTATACGAGGCCTGGGATTCCAAGCTCCAGCGTACCATCGCCATCAAGCGACTCAAACCGCAATTGCTGTCGTCGCGGCCGGACAACCTGCTCGACGAAGCGCGGCTGGCCGCGTCCCTGCGCCATCCGTGCTTCGTGCGCATTTTCTCGATCGAGGGCGATAGCGCCCAGCAATCGATCGTCATGGAATTCGTCGACGGCTGTACCCTGCGCGAAGCAGGCAAGAGCGGCCCGATGTCCGAGGAGTCGGTGCTCGACATCGTGGCCCAGGTGGCCGACGCCATGCGCGAAGCCCACGCCGCGCGCTTGATCCACGGCGACATCAAGCCGGCCAACCTGATGCTCGAAGCGTCCGGCAAGGTGCGCATCATGGACTTCGGCCTGGCGCGCAAGATCGATCCGCAGGCGACCGAATCGGTGGTGTTCGACCAGACCGAGGGCACCATCGCCTACCTGGCGCCGGAATTGATGATGGGCTCCACCCTGAGCGCGCAAAGCGATGTGTATTCGCTCGGCGTGGTGATGTACGAGCTGCTCACCGGCACCCGTCCGTTTTCGCACCTGAGCGGGCTGGCGCTGGCCGCGGCCCACATTCAGTCATCCTCCGGCCTGTGGCCGTTTCCGGCCGAAACCAGCGCCGGCGTGGTCGCGCTGGTGCGCGCGATGACGGCGCGCCAGGTCGAGGACCGGCTCCCCTCGATGCAAGCGGTGCAGGAGGCGGCGCTGGGCCTGCGCCATCCATCGCCAGCAGCGGAGGCACCGGCCACGCCGGCGGGCGCAGACGCGGCGCTCTGGTTCGGCCGGAACAAGGTGCGCATCGCCATGGTCGTGGCCGGGCTCGCGCTCGCGGCCGGCCTGGGCGGCGTGCTGCGCGGCGGCGGCCTGGGCGACTGGTACCAGCGCAACGATCCCTTCTTTTCCGAAGCGACGGCGATGCAGACCGGCCTGACGGCGCTCAAGACCTTCGAACGTCCCGAAAGCCTGGACCTGGCAGTGCGCAGCTTTTCCGCCATTCTCGCGCACGATCCGAACCATGCTGGCGCCGCCGCCGGATTGTCGTTCGCCTACTGCTTCAAGCAAACCAGCGAACGGCGCGACGACGCCTGGCTCAAGCGCGCCGATGCCAGCGCCCAGCTCGCCATCAAGCTCAACCCCCAGCTGGCGCTGGGCTACGCGGCCCAGGCCATCGTGCGCTCCGGCCAGCGCAGGCTGCCGGAGGCGCTGACCTTGGCCGAGCATGCCTTGCGGCTCGACCCGCTCAACTGGTTCGGGCTCATTGCCAAGAGTAACGTTCTGACCCGCGCGCGCCGGTTTGCCGAGTCCGAGCACACCCTGCGCGAAGCGATCAAACTCTATCCGGCCGACCATGTGCTGCAAGACTTGCTGGGCACCATGTTTTACGAGCAGGGGCAATTCCAGAATGCCGAGCAGGCTTTCCGGCGCAGCATCAAGCTGCAGCCGGATACGGTCAATTCCTACGCCAACCTCAGCCTCGCCTTGCAGCGCCAGAACCGCATGGATGAAAGCCTGCAAGTGTTGCAGCAAGGCTTGCAGGTGCGTCCCACGGGCGACCTCTACACCAACCTGGGCAATGCCCTGTTCAACCGCGCCGATTACGTCGGCGCGGCCGAGGCGTTCGAGCGCGCCGTCGCGCCCCCGTTCGCGAGCCATTCCGATTATCTGCGCTGGGCCAACCTGGGCGACACCCTGCGCTGGATCCCGGGACGCGAGGACGAGTCGCGCAAGGCTTACCGCCAAGCGCTCGGCATACTCAAGCCGCTGGTGGCCGAGGCTCCGGGCGACCCGACCTTGCAGTCGCGCATGGGACTGTACGAGGCGCGCCTGGGCGAGCGCGCACCGGCGCTGGAACATACCCGGCGCGCCGTGGAAATGCGCGCGGATGATGCCAACCTGCGCTTTCGCGCCGTCATGGCCTATGAGCTGCTGGGCGAGCGCGACCGCGCCTTGGCGGAATTGGCGGCGGCGCGCCAGCGCGGCTATCCCGTCCATCTCATCAACGCCGAGCCCGACCTGATCGGACTGCGGCGCGACCCGCGCTACTTTGATTCCACCACAGAAAGTGACAAATGA